From Aristaeella lactis, the proteins below share one genomic window:
- the hslU gene encoding ATP-dependent protease ATPase subunit HslU: MSEQLTPRQIVHELDRFIIGQDEAKKAVAIALRNRYRRSRVEGDLRDEIIPKNILMIGPTGVGKTEIARRLAKLVSAPFIKVEATKFTEVGYVGRDVESIIRDLTENAVRMVRREHEERVMPRARVLAEERLSDILAHGPRKNNASNPLDFLLGKQKEQQPSGEEVAALARRKEDIRQQLMRGEIEDTELELEVEEEAPTLEVGGSSISLGDMMGNMMPKRTRMRHVKVSEARKILTDQEAAKLIDNDAVQEEAVYRTEQNGIVFIDEIDKIASASGAHGPDVSREGVQRDILPIVEGCTVSTKYGAVKTDYMLFIAAGAFHVSKITDLIPELQGRFPVHVKLKSLTKEDFMQIMTVPENALTKQYQALLAVDRVMVTFEESAISAVAEAACNANENAEDIGARRLHAIFEQLLEDVLFNAGDENMPPFELKIDEAYVNERLKGENRPMDIRKFIL, from the coding sequence ATGAGCGAGCAACTGACACCCAGGCAGATTGTACACGAACTGGATCGTTTTATTATCGGCCAGGACGAAGCAAAAAAAGCTGTCGCCATTGCCCTGCGGAACCGTTACCGCCGCAGCCGGGTGGAAGGTGATCTCCGTGATGAGATTATTCCGAAGAATATCCTGATGATTGGTCCCACCGGTGTAGGTAAAACGGAAATTGCCCGCAGGCTCGCCAAGCTTGTCAGCGCTCCTTTTATCAAGGTGGAGGCCACCAAATTCACCGAAGTCGGCTATGTGGGCCGGGATGTGGAAAGCATTATCCGTGACCTGACCGAAAACGCTGTCAGAATGGTCCGCAGGGAACATGAGGAACGTGTTATGCCCCGGGCGCGGGTCCTGGCTGAGGAACGCCTCAGCGATATCCTGGCACATGGTCCCCGGAAGAACAACGCCTCCAATCCCCTTGATTTCCTGCTTGGAAAACAGAAGGAACAGCAGCCCAGCGGAGAAGAAGTCGCGGCTCTGGCCCGGCGGAAGGAAGATATCCGCCAGCAGCTGATGCGCGGCGAAATTGAAGACACTGAGCTCGAGCTTGAAGTGGAAGAGGAAGCTCCCACCCTTGAAGTCGGTGGAAGCAGCATCAGCCTGGGCGATATGATGGGCAACATGATGCCCAAACGCACCCGGATGCGTCATGTGAAGGTCAGCGAAGCCCGGAAGATCCTGACTGACCAGGAAGCTGCCAAACTGATCGATAATGACGCTGTCCAGGAAGAGGCGGTGTACAGAACCGAGCAGAACGGCATCGTATTTATCGATGAAATCGACAAGATCGCCAGCGCTTCAGGTGCCCACGGTCCTGACGTGAGCAGGGAAGGCGTACAGCGCGATATCCTTCCCATTGTGGAAGGCTGCACCGTCAGCACGAAATACGGAGCCGTAAAGACGGATTATATGCTGTTCATTGCTGCCGGAGCATTCCATGTCAGCAAGATCACAGACCTGATTCCCGAGCTGCAGGGCCGTTTCCCGGTGCATGTGAAGCTGAAGAGCCTGACAAAGGAAGACTTCATGCAAATCATGACTGTGCCTGAAAACGCACTCACCAAGCAGTACCAGGCTTTGCTGGCTGTGGACCGGGTGATGGTCACGTTTGAGGAAAGCGCCATCTCCGCGGTGGCTGAAGCGGCATGCAACGCCAACGAAAACGCCGAAGACATCGGAGCCAGGCGGCTGCACGCCATTTTCGAGCAGCTGCTTGAAGACGTTCTGTTCAACGCCGGCGATGAAAACATGCCGCCCTTTGAGCTGAAAATCGATGAAGCCTATGTGAACGAACGGCTGAAAGGTGAGAACCGCCCGATGGACATCCGCAAGTTTATTCTTTAA